One genomic segment of Deltaproteobacteria bacterium includes these proteins:
- a CDS encoding PAS domain S-box protein, producing the protein MKERIFFLRILLIVAGAEILAMTVLSGAGVPEGKLFIIFDVFLLTVFSAPFLYVYVVKEMALRYERALSAERELADRMYSLANNVPGVIYRGLRDWSISFIGSEVERLTGYTAGEFLRREVEWQQLIHPEDRKTIREAFRKAVREQRKVMRTEYRILHRDGSYKWIADRRQLIYDREGDFAYVDGLALDITDRKQAEEERLSSEQRFRAIADTATDAIISADSAGRIIFFNRSAETLFGYSGEELAGKSLSVLIPARYRSAHERGIARFLETGEARLIGKTVELHALRKDGAEFPIELSLATWNSSEGVFFTGIIRDITPRKRAQEEVSRLATAVGQLAEAVIITDTAGIIQYVNPAFERITGYSAGETIGKNTSILKSGRHDEVFYRDMWEKLRGGEVWAGRFFNRRKDGKVYEEDALISPVHDESGRIVNYVAVKRDVTRLVSLEKQVQTAQRMEAVGTLAGGIAHDFNNALTGVLGFAELLQSKIGRDPHALADLGQIKHCAERASGLTKQLLTFARRQTVVPVNLNLNDVVSGMMKFFSRILGERIELDQSLAGELPAVRADFGQMEQILMNLCLNARDAMPEGGRIRIETREEKLGGDYAMRHPYVKPGRYVLLTVSDTGCGMDEKTRERAFEPFFTTKGPERGTGLGLSVVYGIVKMNNGILNLYSEPGMGATFKIYFPAVDAVPDVIPARNEDAAMRGGTETILLAEDDEVVRTLAERALKDVGYTVIAARNGEEAVEIFRKCRDVELALLDMIMPELDGREAYEKMRGIKPDLKVIFTSGYAADPEGKPFVLEEGVPFLAKPYGLVSLARMVREVLDKKAT; encoded by the coding sequence GCGCTCCGTTTCTCTACGTTTATGTTGTCAAGGAAATGGCACTCCGGTATGAAAGGGCCCTGTCTGCGGAAAGGGAACTCGCCGACCGGATGTATTCCCTCGCGAACAACGTACCCGGAGTCATTTACAGGGGCCTCCGGGACTGGTCGATTTCATTTATCGGCAGCGAGGTCGAGCGGCTGACCGGTTACACGGCCGGAGAATTCTTGCGCCGTGAAGTCGAGTGGCAGCAACTGATCCATCCCGAGGATCGAAAGACGATAAGGGAAGCGTTCAGGAAAGCCGTGCGCGAGCAACGGAAGGTAATGCGGACGGAGTATCGCATATTGCACAGGGACGGAAGCTACAAGTGGATCGCCGACCGTCGGCAGCTCATATACGACAGGGAGGGAGATTTCGCTTACGTGGACGGCCTTGCGCTGGACATCACCGACCGCAAGCAGGCCGAGGAGGAACGGCTTTCGAGCGAGCAACGTTTCCGGGCGATCGCCGACACCGCGACGGACGCGATCATATCGGCGGACTCCGCCGGCCGGATCATTTTCTTCAACCGCAGCGCGGAGACCCTGTTCGGGTACTCGGGCGAAGAGCTGGCCGGAAAAAGCCTGTCGGTGCTTATCCCCGCCAGATACCGTTCCGCGCATGAGCGGGGGATCGCGAGGTTCCTGGAAACGGGCGAGGCCCGGCTCATAGGGAAGACGGTCGAGCTGCACGCCCTTCGGAAAGACGGCGCCGAATTCCCGATCGAATTGTCCCTTGCGACATGGAATTCGTCCGAAGGGGTCTTTTTCACCGGAATCATCAGGGACATAACGCCGAGGAAGCGCGCGCAGGAAGAGGTTTCCCGCCTTGCGACCGCCGTCGGGCAACTGGCGGAAGCGGTCATCATCACGGACACCGCGGGAATCATACAATATGTGAACCCCGCCTTCGAACGGATCACCGGCTACTCCGCCGGGGAGACCATCGGCAAAAACACTTCCATTCTCAAGAGCGGCCGGCACGACGAAGTTTTTTACCGTGACATGTGGGAGAAACTTCGCGGCGGAGAGGTCTGGGCGGGCCGGTTTTTCAACCGGAGGAAAGACGGAAAGGTATACGAAGAGGATGCGCTGATCTCGCCGGTACACGACGAATCCGGGAGGATCGTGAACTACGTGGCCGTGAAGCGGGACGTCACCCGGCTTGTCTCGCTGGAGAAGCAGGTGCAGACCGCCCAGAGGATGGAAGCGGTGGGAACGCTTGCGGGAGGCATAGCGCACGATTTCAACAATGCTCTGACGGGGGTGCTCGGATTCGCCGAGCTCCTCCAGTCGAAAATCGGGAGGGATCCGCACGCGCTTGCGGATCTCGGCCAGATCAAGCATTGCGCGGAGCGGGCGTCCGGACTGACGAAACAGCTCCTCACCTTCGCGCGCCGCCAGACCGTTGTGCCGGTAAATCTGAACCTGAACGACGTCGTTTCGGGAATGATGAAGTTCTTCTCCCGGATCCTGGGCGAGAGGATCGAGCTGGATCAATCGCTCGCCGGGGAACTTCCCGCCGTCAGGGCCGATTTCGGTCAGATGGAGCAGATCCTCATGAACCTGTGCCTGAACGCCCGGGATGCGATGCCGGAAGGCGGCAGGATCCGGATCGAAACAAGGGAAGAGAAACTCGGCGGGGATTACGCCATGCGTCATCCCTACGTGAAGCCCGGCAGGTACGTCCTGCTCACCGTGTCGGACACGGGATGCGGGATGGACGAAAAGACCCGGGAGCGCGCGTTCGAACCGTTCTTCACGACAAAAGGGCCGGAGCGGGGGACGGGCCTCGGCCTCTCCGTGGTTTACGGGATCGTCAAGATGAACAACGGCATCCTGAACCTTTACAGCGAACCGGGGATGGGGGCGACATTCAAGATATATTTCCCGGCGGTGGACGCTGTTCCCGACGTGATTCCCGCCCGGAATGAGGACGCGGCAATGCGGGGAGGGACGGAAACCATACTCCTCGCGGAGGACGACGAAGTGGTTCGTACACTTGCGGAGCGCGCGCTGAAGGATGTCGGGTACACCGTGATTGCGGCCAGGAACGGGGAGGAAGCCGTGGAGATCTTCAGGAAATGCCGTGACGTCGAATTGGCCTTGCTGGACATGATCATGCCCGAATTGGACGGCAGGGAAGCATACGAAAAGATGCGAGGGATAAAGCCCGACCTGAAGGTGATCTTCACGAGCGGCTACGCCGCCGACCCGGAGGGGAAACCGTTCGTCCTGGAAGAAGGGGTCCCCTTTCTGGCGAAGCCGTACGGGCTGGTATCGCTGGCACGGATGGTGCGGGAAGTCCTGGATAAAAAGGCCACCTGA
- the tsaA gene encoding tRNA (N6-threonylcarbamoyladenosine(37)-N6)-methyltransferase TrmO — translation MEREYVIHPIGFVRSAVKSLDGAPKQGALAGTEAEIVVYEIYADALEGLAMRTGPPGEAPFPGDTHRKSGKIIVMCWMDRADRARRKVHPRGRENSPERGVFSTRSPHRPNPISIHTVELLEVRGTVLRVRGMDAVDGTPVVDIKPHSPELDG, via the coding sequence ATGGAACGGGAATACGTCATCCATCCGATCGGGTTTGTCCGCTCCGCGGTCAAGTCGCTCGACGGCGCGCCGAAGCAGGGGGCGCTTGCCGGCACCGAAGCCGAGATAGTCGTGTACGAAATATACGCCGATGCGCTCGAAGGACTGGCGATGCGCACCGGCCCGCCGGGCGAAGCGCCCTTCCCCGGCGACACGCATCGCAAGAGCGGGAAGATCATCGTGATGTGCTGGATGGACAGGGCCGACCGCGCCCGGCGGAAGGTACATCCGCGGGGGCGTGAGAATTCCCCGGAGCGCGGCGTCTTTTCGACGCGGTCGCCGCATCGTCCCAACCCGATTTCCATTCACACGGTGGAACTGCTGGAAGTCCGCGGGACGGTACTTCGCGTCCGCGGCATGGACGCGGTCGACGGCACGCCGGTCGTCGACATCAAGCCGCATTCACCCGAACTGGACGGCTGA
- a CDS encoding trypsin-like peptidase domain-containing protein yields the protein MFADACKLASRYTYPVITARRYFDRSTECSCAAFVVLNENGWILTAAHLLAAEDALQKSSKEISAYYGKILGIQSEQDISLEEKRRKISRLKTNPKWLTNVSFRWGQESMRLGEVRLLPEADLAVGRLEPFDPEMFRPYPVVKDPSSLDVGTPLCKLGYPFQQVKASYDENGGRFHLTQGSQPLARFPMEGIYTRTLSAGKSSDGRYDIKFLETSSPGLIGQSGGPLFDSRGTLWGVQSRTDMHSFPVQTRIPGRERPHKEILSLNLGVAIHPELLVNYLKDNEIPFRLSNY from the coding sequence ATGTTCGCCGACGCATGCAAGCTCGCTTCCCGCTACACCTATCCCGTCATCACGGCGCGCCGCTATTTCGACCGCTCGACCGAGTGCAGCTGCGCGGCCTTCGTAGTTCTCAATGAGAATGGATGGATCCTGACCGCGGCCCACCTGCTCGCCGCCGAAGACGCACTTCAAAAAAGCTCGAAGGAGATTTCCGCTTATTACGGAAAAATCCTCGGCATCCAGAGCGAGCAGGACATTTCCCTCGAGGAAAAGCGGCGGAAGATCTCCCGGCTGAAGACCAATCCTAAATGGCTCACGAACGTTTCCTTCCGGTGGGGGCAGGAATCCATGCGCCTGGGGGAGGTCCGCCTGCTTCCCGAGGCTGATCTCGCGGTCGGAAGGCTTGAGCCGTTCGATCCGGAGATGTTCCGGCCTTACCCGGTCGTCAAGGATCCCTCGTCTCTCGACGTGGGCACGCCGCTATGCAAGCTGGGATACCCGTTCCAGCAGGTCAAGGCCTCATACGACGAAAACGGCGGCAGGTTCCATCTGACGCAAGGCTCCCAGCCGCTCGCGAGATTCCCGATGGAAGGAATCTACACGAGGACGCTCTCTGCCGGAAAGTCCTCCGACGGGCGGTACGATATCAAATTCCTGGAAACCTCCTCCCCGGGGCTGATCGGCCAGAGCGGGGGGCCGCTGTTCGATTCGCGTGGAACTCTTTGGGGAGTCCAGAGCCGGACGGACATGCATTCTTTCCCTGTCCAGACCCGCATTCCGGGAAGGGAGCGTCCCCACAAGGAGATCCTCTCGCTCAACCTCGGCGTGGCGATCCACCCCGAGCTCCTCGTGAATTACCTCAAGGACAACGAGATCCCGTTCCGGCTTTCGAATTACTGA
- a CDS encoding DUF1059 domain-containing protein, which translates to MPYTISCKEAGVDCNFVSEGKTEEELLRNVQEHVKKAHGMKEIPSDLLTRINRLIKEDKAA; encoded by the coding sequence ATGCCGTATACGATCAGCTGCAAGGAAGCAGGGGTGGATTGTAATTTCGTGTCGGAGGGGAAGACGGAGGAGGAGCTGCTGCGGAACGTACAGGAACACGTAAAGAAAGCTCATGGAATGAAGGAAATCCCCTCTGACCTGTTAACCAGAATAAACAGGCTCATAAAGGAGGATAAAGCGGCATGA
- a CDS encoding methyltransferase: MAAYTYFATTSKGLEGVLADELSALGGKEIAAGPGGVSFSGNFDLRYRANLWLRTANRVLLRLSEFPAPAPEALYEGVKAIPWPDVFAVRNKIAVEAAVRDSAIAHSHFAAQKTKDAVVDRFREKVRTRPDVDLAAPDIRIHIRIVRDVCTLSLDTSGESLNRRGYRADPAEASLRETVAAGIVLLSGYDGKTPLADPACGAGTILIEAALLATRTAPGSLRAYFGFQKHSDYRPKSWASMLDEAANAVRTYGIPRIAGFDVSSEAIAGAGRNAKRAGVANIVSFHRCDIREFTPGEPPGTILCNPPYGVRMAADETGIEEFYRAMGEALKKRCSGWTAYVLSGNPSATRHIGLKSSRKFPLMNGPIDCRLLRYDLY; the protein is encoded by the coding sequence ATGGCGGCGTATACCTATTTCGCGACGACATCGAAAGGACTTGAAGGGGTATTAGCCGACGAATTATCCGCTCTGGGAGGGAAGGAGATTGCCGCCGGCCCGGGCGGCGTTTCCTTTTCGGGGAACTTCGATCTGCGCTACCGTGCGAACCTCTGGCTGCGGACAGCGAACCGTGTGCTGTTGCGGCTTTCGGAATTCCCCGCGCCCGCGCCTGAAGCGCTTTACGAAGGGGTGAAGGCGATCCCCTGGCCGGATGTTTTCGCCGTGCGGAACAAAATAGCGGTCGAGGCCGCGGTGCGCGATTCCGCCATCGCGCATTCCCATTTCGCCGCGCAGAAAACCAAGGACGCCGTCGTCGACCGGTTCCGCGAAAAGGTGCGGACCAGGCCCGACGTCGACCTCGCAGCGCCCGACATCAGGATCCACATCCGGATCGTGCGGGACGTATGCACCCTTTCGCTTGACACTTCGGGGGAAAGCCTGAACCGGCGCGGGTACCGCGCCGACCCTGCCGAGGCCTCGCTTCGGGAAACGGTCGCGGCGGGGATCGTCCTGCTGTCGGGGTATGACGGAAAAACCCCGCTTGCGGACCCGGCGTGCGGCGCGGGAACGATACTCATCGAGGCTGCCCTGCTTGCGACGCGCACCGCCCCCGGATCCCTCCGCGCTTACTTCGGATTCCAGAAGCATTCCGATTACCGTCCGAAGTCATGGGCATCGATGCTCGACGAAGCCGCGAATGCGGTACGCACGTATGGAATCCCCCGCATCGCCGGATTCGACGTTTCCTCCGAGGCGATCGCGGGAGCCGGGCGCAACGCGAAGAGGGCGGGAGTGGCGAATATCGTGTCGTTCCACCGGTGCGACATACGGGAATTCACGCCGGGGGAACCGCCGGGGACGATCCTCTGCAATCCGCCTTACGGGGTCCGTATGGCTGCGGATGAAACTGGAATCGAGGAATTCTACAGGGCAATGGGAGAGGCGCTCAAGAAAAGGTGCAGCGGATGGACCGCATATGTTCTCTCGGGAAATCCGTCGGCCACAAGGCACATCGGGCTGAAGTCCTCGCGAAAGTTTCCGCTCATGAACGGCCCTATCGATTGCCGTCTCCTCAGGTACGATCTCTATTGA
- a CDS encoding MBL fold metallo-hydrolase, with amino-acid sequence MNGNAQFTRRGFLVSTSCLGAAIAMARYLPAPAMAAEVATDARVAAQPLADKGFASVRKIGDGVYATISDLSKGLTTTSNGGFIVGKESALMIEGFRQPAGAEFQMEALRSVSRVPVQAAVDTHYHFDHSMGNSHYGAQGIPVWAHEKTAAMMALNYGSLQGTDKTDKLSALEKQAREAPTEAEREHAKGDLNAYKLVFATMDSTMIGLPTRPLEVSKLPLTVDLGGVKAVIEARPGHTPTDLIVRIPDRNIVFTGDLLFNLMYPATFDADLRAWEKTLLAFSGYDKETLFVPGHGPVCGPEGVERLRDVFGDLTDQARKMYKAGIPVEEAKHRYVIPARFKGFAVFSWGFCIAPAIAKLYEEFKLPTSPRSSQH; translated from the coding sequence ATGAACGGCAATGCGCAGTTCACCCGCAGGGGATTTCTGGTATCAACCTCGTGCCTCGGGGCGGCGATCGCGATGGCGCGTTATCTGCCCGCGCCCGCGATGGCGGCCGAGGTCGCTACGGACGCACGCGTGGCCGCGCAACCGCTGGCCGACAAGGGATTCGCATCCGTACGCAAGATCGGGGACGGCGTATACGCGACCATCTCCGACCTGTCGAAAGGACTGACGACGACTTCCAACGGGGGGTTCATCGTCGGCAAGGAATCGGCACTGATGATCGAAGGGTTCCGCCAACCGGCGGGCGCGGAATTCCAGATGGAAGCGCTGCGGAGCGTGAGCAGGGTTCCGGTCCAGGCGGCGGTCGACACCCACTACCACTTCGACCATTCGATGGGGAACTCGCACTACGGCGCTCAGGGCATTCCGGTATGGGCGCACGAGAAAACGGCGGCCATGATGGCGCTGAACTACGGAAGCCTTCAGGGGACGGACAAGACGGATAAACTTTCCGCGCTCGAGAAACAAGCTCGGGAAGCGCCCACCGAGGCCGAAAGGGAACACGCCAAGGGAGACCTGAACGCGTACAAGCTTGTGTTCGCCACGATGGATTCCACGATGATCGGATTGCCGACCCGGCCGCTCGAAGTGTCGAAGCTGCCGCTGACGGTCGATCTCGGCGGCGTCAAGGCCGTCATCGAGGCGCGCCCCGGGCACACGCCTACCGATCTGATCGTGCGCATTCCCGACCGGAACATCGTCTTCACGGGCGACCTGCTGTTCAATCTGATGTATCCCGCCACGTTCGATGCGGACCTTCGCGCCTGGGAAAAAACTCTCCTCGCTTTTTCAGGATACGACAAGGAGACGCTTTTCGTACCCGGCCACGGTCCCGTCTGCGGGCCGGAAGGGGTGGAAAGGCTCCGGGACGTGTTCGGCGATCTGACGGATCAGGCAAGGAAGATGTACAAGGCCGGAATCCCCGTCGAGGAGGCGAAACACAGGTACGTCATCCCTGCGCGTTTCAAGGGGTTCGCGGTGTTCTCATGGGGATTTTGCATCGCGCCCGCAATCGCCAAACTGTACGAGGAGTTCAAACTCCCCACTTCTCCCAGGAGCTCGCAGCATTGA
- the gatC gene encoding Asp-tRNA(Asn)/Glu-tRNA(Gln) amidotransferase subunit GatC codes for MAITREEVLHVARLARLSLPEEEAERLREQLGNILSYIRQLDALDTKDVVPTSHAVEMGTPFRDDAVHPFGDKEAILSNAPDRQEDFFRVPRIIED; via the coding sequence ATGGCGATCACGCGGGAAGAGGTGTTGCACGTAGCGCGGTTGGCCCGGCTTTCCCTCCCGGAAGAGGAGGCGGAGAGGCTCCGCGAGCAGCTCGGCAACATCCTTTCCTACATCCGCCAGCTCGACGCGCTCGACACGAAGGACGTCGTCCCCACCTCGCACGCCGTGGAAATGGGCACGCCGTTCCGGGACGATGCAGTCCATCCGTTCGGCGACAAGGAGGCGATCCTTTCGAACGCTCCCGACCGTCAGGAGGATTTCTTCCGCGTGCCGCGCATCATCGAGGATTGA
- the gatA gene encoding Asp-tRNA(Asn)/Glu-tRNA(Gln) amidotransferase subunit GatA, with translation MTGVPIHEWTLLDAAEKVRRKEISSRELTRALLDRIGRLNRKFNAYITVLEEGAMREAAARDEAQARGEAAGPLHGVPVGLKDIFCTRGILTTCGSGILRNFLPPYDAAVTERIRASGAVLLGKQNMDEFAMGSSTETSRFGPARNPWAADRIPGGSSGGTAAAVAAGLCFAGVGTDTGGSIRQPAAVCGAVGMKPTYGRVSRYGMVAFASSLDQAGPITRSVPDAAALLSVIAGHDRRDSTSVDRPVPDYPAAAKRDVKGLKVGLPKEYFEGEGLDSEVRKAVEKALAALISQGAEVLDVSLPHTAYALAAYYIIAPAEASSNLARYDGVRYGYRAKTDGGLIEMMSRTRAEGFGAEVKRRIMIGTYALSAGYYEAYYGKAQKVRTLIRRDFESAFAKADVLLTPTSPTPAFRLGEKTDDPLTMYLSDIFTIPCNLAGIPGISVPCGMSGGGLPIGAQLLAKHFDEESLIAAAAAVERAIPLPRVAPDPGA, from the coding sequence ATGACCGGCGTCCCTATCCATGAATGGACCCTTCTCGATGCGGCCGAAAAAGTCCGCAGGAAGGAGATCTCCTCCCGCGAACTGACACGCGCGCTTCTCGACCGGATCGGACGTCTCAACCGGAAGTTCAACGCCTACATCACCGTGCTGGAAGAGGGTGCGATGCGGGAGGCCGCGGCCCGCGACGAGGCGCAAGCACGCGGAGAAGCGGCAGGCCCGCTGCACGGCGTTCCCGTGGGCTTGAAGGATATCTTCTGCACCCGGGGGATTCTTACCACTTGCGGCAGCGGGATCCTGCGCAATTTCCTTCCGCCGTACGACGCTGCCGTGACCGAACGGATCCGCGCCTCGGGCGCGGTGCTATTGGGCAAGCAGAACATGGACGAGTTCGCAATGGGCTCCTCCACGGAAACCTCCCGGTTCGGCCCGGCTCGGAACCCATGGGCGGCGGACAGGATTCCCGGCGGTTCTTCCGGCGGGACGGCTGCCGCGGTCGCGGCGGGCCTCTGCTTCGCGGGGGTGGGGACCGATACCGGCGGCTCCATCCGGCAGCCGGCGGCGGTGTGCGGCGCCGTGGGGATGAAACCCACATACGGCCGCGTGTCCCGGTACGGCATGGTAGCGTTCGCCTCCTCACTCGACCAGGCGGGGCCGATTACACGCTCCGTCCCCGACGCGGCGGCGTTGCTCTCGGTCATCGCGGGGCACGACCGGCGGGATTCCACATCGGTCGACCGGCCCGTCCCGGACTACCCGGCGGCGGCGAAAAGGGACGTCAAGGGTCTCAAGGTAGGACTTCCGAAAGAGTACTTCGAAGGTGAGGGGCTCGACTCCGAAGTCAGGAAAGCCGTGGAGAAGGCGCTCGCTGCGCTCATATCGCAAGGGGCGGAGGTCCTGGATGTATCGCTGCCTCATACCGCCTATGCCCTGGCTGCCTACTACATCATCGCCCCTGCGGAGGCGTCATCGAACCTGGCCCGGTACGACGGCGTGCGGTACGGCTACCGAGCGAAGACCGACGGCGGCCTGATCGAGATGATGTCGCGGACGCGGGCGGAAGGTTTCGGCGCGGAGGTAAAGCGGCGCATCATGATCGGGACGTACGCGCTTTCGGCGGGGTATTACGAGGCTTACTACGGAAAGGCGCAGAAGGTCCGCACTCTGATCCGCCGCGATTTCGAATCCGCCTTCGCAAAGGCGGACGTGCTGCTCACCCCCACATCTCCCACGCCGGCCTTCCGCCTGGGAGAGAAGACGGACGATCCCCTGACCATGTACCTGTCCGACATATTCACCATCCCGTGCAACCTGGCGGGGATCCCCGGGATTTCGGTGCCGTGCGGGATGTCCGGAGGCGGCCTTCCGATCGGCGCCCAGTTGCTGGCGAAGCACTTCGACGAGGAAAGCTTGATCGCCGCCGCAGCGGCGGTGGAGCGGGCGATCCCGCTGCCGCGCGTCGCGCCGGACCCGGGAGCGTGA
- the gatB gene encoding Asp-tRNA(Asn)/Glu-tRNA(Gln) amidotransferase subunit GatB, which yields MGFEAVIGLEVHAQLSTRSKIFCSCSASFGASPNENTCPVCTGMPGVLPVLNRRVVEFAIRTALATSCTVQPKSVFARKNYFYPDLPKAYQISQYELPLALAGHIDVEVNGTAKRIGITRIHMEEDAGKLVHEGEFAGAQASLADLNRCSVPLMEIVSEPDLRTPEEAGAYLRMLHDILVYLEVCDGNMEEGSFRCDANVSVRPKGQKEFGTKAELKNMNSFRNVERALDFEIRRQIELIEDGGKVVQETRLWDAAAGVTLSMRGKEEAHDYRYFPDPDLLPLVVDDAWIDELGKTIPELPAEKTARLEAAYGIPKYDAGLLAGSRKLADFFEACVALYGGNPKVTANECIHWKDTVAAGKLSPETIAHAVEDRESGVISATVSKKLVETSIETGKPIRLLRDEMGLTQVSDTGALEEIVSVILAANPKEVESYRAGKAGLISFFVGQVMKETRGKANPKVVQEVLRKKLG from the coding sequence GTGGGATTCGAAGCGGTCATCGGGCTGGAAGTCCACGCGCAGCTCTCGACGCGCAGCAAGATCTTCTGCTCCTGCTCCGCATCCTTCGGCGCATCCCCGAACGAGAACACCTGCCCCGTTTGCACAGGGATGCCGGGGGTTCTCCCCGTCCTGAACCGACGGGTCGTCGAATTTGCGATCCGCACCGCGCTGGCCACTTCCTGCACGGTGCAGCCGAAGAGCGTCTTCGCGCGGAAGAACTACTTCTACCCGGACCTTCCCAAGGCGTACCAGATTTCCCAGTACGAACTGCCGCTGGCGCTTGCGGGGCATATAGACGTCGAGGTGAACGGGACGGCGAAGCGGATCGGCATCACGCGCATCCATATGGAGGAGGACGCCGGCAAGCTTGTGCACGAAGGGGAATTCGCCGGTGCGCAGGCGTCGCTGGCCGATCTTAACCGCTGCTCGGTGCCGCTGATGGAGATCGTCTCGGAGCCCGATCTCCGCACGCCCGAGGAGGCGGGGGCGTATCTGAGGATGCTGCACGACATCCTCGTGTACCTTGAAGTATGCGACGGGAACATGGAGGAAGGCTCCTTCCGCTGCGACGCGAACGTCTCCGTCCGGCCGAAGGGACAAAAAGAGTTCGGTACGAAGGCGGAACTCAAGAACATGAACTCCTTCAGGAACGTGGAGCGCGCGCTGGACTTCGAGATCCGCCGGCAGATCGAGCTGATCGAGGACGGCGGGAAGGTCGTGCAGGAGACCCGGCTGTGGGACGCGGCGGCTGGCGTGACGCTGTCCATGCGGGGGAAGGAGGAAGCCCACGATTACCGGTACTTCCCCGACCCCGATCTCCTTCCGCTTGTGGTGGACGACGCCTGGATAGATGAGCTGGGAAAGACGATCCCGGAACTCCCTGCGGAGAAGACGGCGCGGCTCGAAGCGGCTTACGGGATTCCGAAATACGACGCCGGGCTTCTCGCCGGAAGCCGAAAGCTGGCCGATTTCTTCGAAGCTTGCGTGGCCCTCTACGGAGGCAACCCGAAAGTCACAGCCAACGAGTGCATCCACTGGAAGGACACCGTCGCCGCCGGGAAGCTTTCCCCCGAAACGATTGCGCACGCCGTGGAAGACAGGGAATCCGGCGTAATCTCGGCTACGGTTTCCAAGAAACTCGTAGAGACGTCGATCGAAACCGGAAAACCTATCCGCCTCCTCCGCGACGAGATGGGACTCACCCAGGTTTCCGATACGGGGGCGCTCGAAGAGATCGTTTCCGTGATCCTCGCCGCGAATCCGAAAGAGGTGGAAAGCTACCGCGCCGGGAAGGCCGGGCTCATCTCCTTCTTCGTCGGGCAGGTGATGAAGGAAACCCGGGGAAAGGCAAACCCGAAGGTCGTGCAAGAGGTGCTCCGGAAGAAACTCGGTTAG